Part of the Hevea brasiliensis isolate MT/VB/25A 57/8 chromosome 16, ASM3005281v1, whole genome shotgun sequence genome is shown below.
TTGATAATATTTTATACTTTCTTGTATTTTGCTTGCAGGCCTTGTTGGAAGAAATGGTACTGGGAAAACAACTTTCCTCAGGCACATGGCTATGCATGCTATTGATGGTATTCCTGCAAACTGCCAAATCTTACATGTTGAGCAAGAAGTGGTTGGTGATGATACATCAGCCTTGCAATGTGTTCTGAACACTGATATTGAGAGAACCCAGCTTTTGCAAGAAGAAGCTCGTCTACTTGCACAACAGGTGACATTGTATCTTTTGTTGCGGAGGAATCTATGGTcacaatttatttatttgttgtgCTTGATGTGATCAGTCCTTTTAATCTTGCTGACATATTGATGATTTCCTGAAGAGAGAATTGGAATTTGAGGGAGAAAATGGAGATCTCAAAGGGGATCACAATGGGGCAATTGACAAAGATGGTATTGCACCAAGGCTTGAGGAAATATACAAAAGGCTTGAGTTTATTGACGCATACTCTGCAGAAGCACGTGCTGCTTCCATTCTTGCGGTCAGTTctctgctcttttttttttttttttttttttttttttttctggcggTTGTGGTGCTCAGTTGACTTAGACCTCTAACTAATACTGGAATGCTTGGATCTAAAAGAATAGTAGAAACAATAGTCTAAAAAAGACTTTGGATAGCTGATAATGAAAATAAGGGAAATTTTAGGattatctgatttttttttttttaagtgacaTTATGGATCATTTGGCAAAAAAAGATACTACTGTACAAAAAGCCTGTAATTGTCTGGTTTGAACAGTTAACCTCATCTTTATATATTCTcaccatttcttgaatatttgcagGGCCTCAGTTTCTCTCCAGAAATGCAGAAAAAGGCAACCAAAACTTTTTCTGGAGGATGGCGAATGAGAATAGCTCTTGCTCGTGCCCTTTTTATAGAGCCTGATTTATTGCTACTCGATGAACCTACAGTGCGGCATATATTTATGTGCTATTTGAGATATTTGTTCTATTTATAATGACTTGGTTTATAATTTTGTTATCTTTTTTCTGCAGAACCATCTTGATCTTCATGCTGTCCTATGGCTGGAATCTTACCTGATGAAGTGGCCAAAAACATTTATAGTTGTTTCTCATGCTAGAGAATTCTTGAACACGGTAACATTCATACTGCTTATTTAGTATTAATGGATTGTCATGATAACCTTTGCCTTCTCTTTCTATAACTTTGGTTTGGTTTCTCAGGTCGTCACAGACATTCTCCATCTACATGCGCAAAAGTTGAGTGCTTACAAAGGTAATTATGATACATTTGAGAAGACACGGGAGGAACAAATTAAGAACCAACAGAAAGCATTTGAAGCAAATGAACGATCAAGAGCCCATATGCAGGTCTTTGTGTCAAGCCAGCAAAAGAAGCAATATATTTCATTTGTTGTTTATGGTTTCACTTTTCTTTTCTGTGTGCCTTTTCATGTTACTTTGTATTTGTATGGCAATAAAGTATTGAGGAATAAAAGAAGTTTGACAGCATTTGTTGTTGAACGCATGTAATCATATTTACTTTCATCAAGTGCATTTTCCATAAATTGTTTCTGCATAAAGCTTTACATGATGCTTTCTCCCTTTTCTCCATTTTCCATACCTGTATGTGGGCATTCATTAGGTCCATTCACTGACTCCTCAGTTATCAGGTCCTAAAAACTAAGAGTGCTGTGAATGTCAGACTCATGATATCATATCTACATTATACTGATAATCTACTGTCTTATGATCTCCCCGACATAACcttcgcttttttttttttggttgcttTCCCTATACTTAATGCTCTTTTGAAATTGGCATTCAATATTATTTCAGGATTTCTGAATTATAAATCTTGTGTttaacaagcaaatgttattttTTCTTCCTGCAGTCCTTTATTGACAAATTTCGTTATAATGCAAAGAGGGCATCTCTTGTCCAGTCACGAATCAAGGTGCTTAATGTATTATGGCAGATGATCTTAAATTGAATATTGTAAACCTTTTACTGCTTCATTTGCTTGATATACCTGTGTTCATTCTTTCCCTGGACTTAAACAGGCATTGGAGCGAATGGGTCATGTAGATGAAATTGTTAATGACCCAGAGTATGTATTGCTCTCCTTTATCACTCTGGTCAACTCATACGGGTTTTAGATTTgacataatttttctttttatttacccTCTCTCTACTTAGTTGTTTATTTTTTTTCGTTGCACAGCTACAAATTTGAGTTTCCTACTCCAGATGATAGACCAGGTCCCCCTATAATAAGTTTCAGGTTAGATTTGCAACTTGTGGAATTTTTATGGTAAAGATGGAGTGCGGTGCCTTGCTTACAATTTGTTTTTTTATCACTGCAAACTTGAAATCCTATGCTTCATGTTTCATTTATATAAAGTAATGGCCTTAGTAAATTATTTCAGTTGATTCAAAATTTAGAAATGTTACTTTTATTTCTACTTACTAGTACTGTGTTTGACTAGGATCAAGAGCTCACATTTACTGTGATTGTGATTACAGTGATGCATCATTTGGTTATCCAGGGGGGCCCATGTTATTTAAGAACTTGAATTTTGGGATAGATCTGGACAGCCGCATTGCAAGTAAGCATGTTTTTCAAGATAGAATATTCCTTTTTCCAGCCTGTTCAGTGTTCATATATGTATTAATGTCTACCATATAAGAATTAGAGCAATCTACCATATAAGAATTTGGGCAATTAATCTATTAACTTATATTAGGCATATTTGCAATAATCTGACAGGTTCTTTTCCTCATTTATGTAGTGGTTGGGCCAAATGGCATTGGGAAATCAACGATCCTTAAATTAATAGCTGGAGAACTACAACCAAGCTCTGGCACCATCTTTCGTTCTGCTAAGGTGTCTTGCTTTTTTCTTATGATTCCACTTTTTGCATaccaatttataattaattataaaacctCCATCATACATCTATAAGTGTTTGTTGTTCTACCAGATAACGTCTCAACTGTAAAATTTGTCTCTTTCCAAGGGGGGAAATTGAAAACAGAAAAGCAGCCTGTTTACACTGTTTGGTGCTGGTCGAATggagattttcaaaatttttctttgttTAACCATTTTCTCTATTAAAATTGTGTTATGCTAGTTATTGTGCTATTGATGACTTAAAGTCTGCTTTCTATATATGAATCTGATGGATACTTGTATTGTCCTGTTTGAAGGTTCGAATTGCCGTGTTTAGTCAGCACCATGTTGATGGACTTGACCTGTCTTCCAATCCTCTTTTATATATGATGCGCTGCTTCCCAGTGAGCTCTTGCTTTGACCAATTACATTTTTATTATGATTTTCCTCTGAACAtttatttcctaaatttttctttcaatCCATGGTTTAATGATGATATTGAGAGGAGTTCTTTGAGCTTTTGATAGAATTATAGTATTCATGTATTTGGACGTCTTTTTTGTTTGTTTTCTGCTTTGCAAGCCATTTTATTTGAAGATTCCTTCTTGTAGGGGGTGCCTGAACAAAAGCTTCGTGCTCACTTGGGTTCTTTTGGGGTAACTGGAAATCTGGCACTTCAACCAATGTACACACTATCTGGTACATTTATCATCTCATTGTCCTTCATTATTTATATTGTAGACTGAAGATCAAATTTATCCTCTTGAATTTTGAAGAAGCTTTCCTTATTGGCTGTGTGATTTGAGTTAAAGGCTTACCATGATGAATATGCAAATCACATGCTATTTGAGTGCTATGATAGAGCCAATCTCAGTTATGACTTCTAATAGCTCTTGCATGAAGCTTTTCTCAGATACACTGTTTGTATGTGTTTGTAATTGCTCTATACATTAGGTGGTCAGAAAAGCAGGGTTGCATTTGCAAAGATAACTTTCAGGAAACCACATATAATATTGTTGGATGAGCCATCCAACCATCTTGTAAgtcattttctcctcttcctttctcaattttttttttttttcactagaTGTTGTTGGGATTTTGGAACCTTTGCAATGAGCTTTTGCAGGGGAAAGACTGCTAAGGTTCCCAAATTTGCTGTTCTGAAATTATttagttttcattttattatttgatgagcatttttttttttttaatttgatgggATGAATCTCAAGGAAGAGCACGTTTTATTTAATGCAAATTGCATTATTCTGCGACTTTCAATAATTATACTAGAGAAAAAAGGTTATGAAACATGGCATATAATCATGCTTGGAGAACATTTGAGCGTGAGCTTTACCAAATTATATATTTGTTTAGTGAAGCTTTCTTTTGATAGAGAGTTAGAAATTTTGCATATGGTTTTTGTAGGGATAAATACAACTGTTAACATATTGGCTTGCGCATTGCAAATGCTTATTTAGCAAAATCCCACATTGTCGATGTTAAACCTCATAGAGCAGACATATTCCTGTGTTTTTAGTTGATACAATTGCAGCCTTTGAAGCAACCTTTTTCTGGAATGCTGCATCAATACGACATTGATAACATTTTCTACTGCTTTTGACATGCTTATACATGTTAAAATGTAGGATTTGGACGCAGTGGAGGCACTAATCCAAGGCCTTGTCTTGTTCCAAGGAGGGATTCTCATGGTATTGTGCCTGTTGTCCTGATGGTTTTCATTTTCTGATTCAGTTTCTCAAAATAAATGATCAAATCAAGCAATTGTTATCATTCTTGCTTGCAGGTTAGTCACGATGAGCATCTAATATCTGGAAGCGTAGAGGAGCTATGGGTGGTTTCACAAGGAAGAGTGACACCTTTCCATGGAACTTTCCAGGATTACAAGAAGATACTCCAGTCATCTTAAAACACATTTTGTTGACTTCATAGCTATTCCTGCTGCAGTTGGCAAGGAGCAACATAGAGATTGATTGCTGCTGCAAATTACATAAGATGATACAAGTACCTGCAACGGAACGGTTTTGAATTTGTGTTTATCGTCATAATTGGGAGTGGGTTAATTTTTTCATGCGAGAATGAGCTTCAATAGAGTCATTTTGCAAATGTTTTTAGCAACACAATATGATTGtggtttttctttttaaaaaaaagaaaacaaaaaagaaaaaaactaaaTTTCAACTCAAAAGGTTTCTTAAGCTTGCTTTTTACTGCAGTATATCGCAAATGATTAGAAATTTAATACCATCTCCAAATCAGAAATGTCTGGAAGATTCGGTCGGTGTGGAagcagattattattattattattttttctgaTCGGGATtcgattattaaaaaaattatattaaattaacgtAAAAGtagaaatatttttataatagaaataatatatatatatatatatatatatatatatatataattcctttataaaataatgtaataaaatatgattataaattaataatatgtttATTACAAGTATTATAGCTGTATAACTTATTTTTTCGTGAAGTGTtatatttttttgttaataataaatataGATGAATAGAATAAAATCATAACATATAGCTAAGAttacaaagtaaaaaaaaaaatataataagaaaacAAAGTAATAGTAAAAAGCAATCGATAAACtcttaaaaagaataaaataaccATAAAAAATAGTAATAGGTgaagtatttaattttattaatcgtAATTACGGAGGAGATCAATGcattaagacaaaataaataaaaataaaataaaaatgaaaccaTATTTCTTTCTGCTTACAACCTACCCCTCTCTCCCTCTTGATTGTGCATGTCGGATCCCTATCATCCGCGCACTTCATACAATTAGGGTTCAATCTTTCTAAATTCTTTTCCCAACAACGAACTTCATTCCATTATTGAAATTATCAGCCCTTCACTGAGATCATAAACAATGGAAAACGACAACAACGCCACCACAAACACCACCGGCATCGTATCCATGGAGAACCTCAATCAGGTTGCCAACTGGGTTAGCGCCACCGTGATCTCCGCCTTCTTCTCGTCCCTCGAGCGTTTTTCTTGCGTTAATGTTGCTACCACCGACCCCGACGACGATGATAATGAAGATGATGCCAAGGACAGTCCTCTCGCTCTCACCACCAACCCCCATCAACGCGACGATGTCTCTGACCTCCCAGTTTGATTATCCAATCAAAAATTCCCCTCGCTATTTGTGGTATCGCTTCCCTGCTTATCCCCTCTCAAAAACCCCAAGGCCCCCAAGTTTCAACATTTGTGTTTTGTTTGTGGATTTTCTGGGTTTTATTAATACAAATCGTTATACCGTGATTATTGTTATAATGATTGTTACCCTTATGAAGTTTGAATTCGTTTCTGTCATGTGAGGCTCATTGCTTAATTGAGCTTCTTCTACATTGGTGTGTTTCGATGATTTAGTTTTCTTTTTACTATATATAAACGTGCCTATTCTAGAGTTAAATATTTTGACGATAATTGTCTCTCTGTCCTTCTCGAGATGATAGGCAAGTAAGAGCTGGTTACTATGAATTATTAGCGAAACTAAACTGAATTTCATTTGAATTTGCCATCCAGTTGCGGAATTATTTACCATCTAGTTCCTGTTGTGACCTGCTGATGCTTGAAATGAAAGGGCACAAAAGCCTTGTGAAATCGGTCACATGAAGTGTCACAATATCAAACTGGAAAGAGTCATGTGAGTATGTGTgttcgtgtgtgtgtgtgtgtgtgtgtgtgtgtgtgtgagtacGTGTATGCTTGGTTTCATGGACATATGACATTAGTAGTGACACAGAGCATTGGAAAGCAGTAACACGTTGAGTAtccaaataaataattatttgattgaTTATAGATTaatagaaatgagaaaagaaatgtATCTCAGCTAGCGTGTTATCACAAGATATGCAACAGTGATTTTCCTTTGGCAAATTGTGCTGTGAACTCCCATTTCAGGAGTCATCGCTGAAAGTTTGTTTGAACAAACTCCTTCCTTGCATGATGAATTTTTTGGGCAGTGTTATCTTGGGTGATAGCCTGACCTCTGTGGTTATGAATCTAAAGGTCCTGGATCGTCCTACCAATGGAGCAATTATTGCTAAGAAATGTTTTGGGTTTGATTTCATCCTGAATAGGATAGGGGATGATAGAAATTTTTATGTCCACTCAGGCAGTTAGGCTACTATCTCACTTGACCCCTTTTTTTTTGGTGAAATAATCTCACTTTACACCTTTGTTTCCTTATTTCTTGAATCCACTTCCTTCTCTTTTTTCAGATTGTCTGCATTAGTTTATCAGAAGTAGCATCTACACTGTATGTGGGAATTATTCTGTCATATTGGTGCAGCATTACCCGTGCCCAAAGAAATGACATACCGAGAAAATTTATATACTTTATagcaaaaaaacaaaaaaaaaaaaagtagaattATGTTGCCAGTATCATTCGACAGCTTAAAGGACTATACCATGGACTTCCTTTATGATCTTACTGCCTCTGCTCCGCCTCTACATGCATTTATCAATTTCTTCTTTGTCCCCATTGTATGCACACTAGGTTCCTACTTCCTAGTATAACTAAACAAAAGTGCTACATAGCTATTCTTGAGCAAGACGGAAGTCCGGTGAATGTTCAACTTACCAGCATTACTTATCTTCATGCTCCTTCCAGCAAAGCAGCATAGTGATGCACCGTCTGATTATGTAGAGCCTTGCTTTCGTCCCTTTCAAACCCTTCTTCTTTGTCTGAATTTTGGTTTGCCTCTTGGGGGATGTAATAGCTTTCTTGCTTTTGGAAGTCGACAATTCCATGGAGTTGActctttttcaggtgtttcttTCCGTTTTCTGTCACAGCCTCTTTTGCGCTTGTTTCAGTCTTTATAAAGACTTTCTTTTTTTTGTTTCCATGGGAATCTTCTGTAGCAGTTACTAGAGTTTATTTCGGTTTTATTTTGGAATTAGTAAAGAATTGGTGAAAATAGAATGGCTGAGTTACTGACGCTACTAAGCTTTTGCAGTCAACCAGGGAGCTGGTTTTCTGTCATCTGCTTCCCTGGTTAGCATCCAGATTTTCGGGGTAATTGTCTTCTGTATTACCCGAACCAGTATTCTGCTTCCAAGATTTATTGCCTAAAAGACAAATGAATTAGTAGGCCTTCTATACATATCCGGCAAGTATTGTCTGTATGAAGCTTATCTCAATACCTTAGTCATTCAAAATTTTTGATGGTTGCTGCACAAGTACCTTAGCCGAGTTAGGCCTAACCCTTTCCATGTCATGAAAAAGGCAAGACCTGTCGTTTTGACCTAGTATAATGATTTTCTTTTCAGGTTAAGTGTTTTTTTTACTAGTTACACTTGAaagatttttgtttctttgtCCAGAGAATTTATGTGGTCAACTTAAGTTTTGGACGCTTAAACTGCTCGACAATTTAGTTTTCTATAATTGATATTATTGACTCTGCAAGTATGAGAGGTATAACAAAAAAATCTCGTTTAAAGTATTTGGTGGTGGTGATtcctaagactcagtggtgttcTTAGGGGATTATTTTTCCAATGTTTTTCATTCATAATGAGTTGTATAGCACAATTATTGCCTGAACCTTGCACAGAGCAGTATTACCAACTCATGAGCCTAAACTCTCATTTGGTTGATTTATTATTAGGCAGAAAACTGTGAGAAATAGGGGTTACAATGATGTCTTCAAGCAGGGAAGCAAGCACAGTATTTTTCTTTCTACCTATGCCTTAGTAAGTTAAATGTGACAAATTAAATACTAACAAGAAAATAGCTAGACGTTGGCGGGCATCCTGATGGAGAGTGATGGCGGCTCTAGAATTGGGTTTAGTAATATGCGAGAAAACAAAAAGGTATGTTGCTGGGTGAGGGGACGCTATGCTGATTTCCAGGGAGAGCTGGTTGCTGAGAAACACTTCTTGAAGTTTGAGAGAATGAATTCCCTCTACAACTTATGCCTTTCTATGTTGCTGAATTTCTTTCAAAATGGggggaaaaaaataaaattttgtccaatttgaGAAGCATATGTATTATAAGGCTAAACTTGATTTTTAAGAGGCATCTTTCTTTCCTGGACAGGGTTGTATCAGTGAATGTGAATAGAGAAATTAAAAGATTTCATGCCTAGAATATAATAGTAGTATAGCATTAAACTAGGACAGGTATGAGGACAAACAAGGGTGTGGTGGTTGAATGATGTGATCAGAGTAGTTGTACAGTTTGCACAAATACATACTATTAATTATACAAATATGGCTTCTTGTAATTAATCTCCATAACTACCCCAATAGTTAACCTGTTATTGATGCCTTTTTTTTTGTCAGTTGGGATCATCATGTGGTAGTCATGTGATTATCACTTGAGACTCTCCTCCTTGGACTTGGAGCTCACATGGCTGTAAGCCTGGACAGGTTTGGGTTTAATGCGAAATCAGATGgatttaatttaaaatcaatttaaattattttgaatccAATCAAAATTGAATAATTCAGTttgattttgaattaaattatattttaaaattaaaaaaaattaatcattaatttattaaaatttaaataaatttaaatcaaaatagaACTAATGGCACTTTCCATTGCCCtttaatcaataaattaaaataattgattttagcCCAAAATTGATCAAGCCAAATAGGCAACCAGACCCTCGTGGCTCAGTCTGACaggtaaactaaataaataaataagttaaaaaagaaaaaggacagTGCATGGGCTGCGAATTGGGCCTCTtcgcccatatatatatatatatatatatatatatccttaaCAAATGAGCTCATTTGGGGTGGGACAGGAAATTTGGGGTTAGGGTTGGAGAATTTTCTCTTTCGAAATTGAATATTTAATAAATGGCTCCGGTGATGATTACGGCGACATGCCATCTGTTGTTCCAATTTCTGAAGCTTACGCAGCATGAGCTGAATATAATTCTCTGAGGAGCTTCATTTTCTGACCCttcctcatctctctctctctctctctctctctctctctctgtcgatTCCTGGGTTTGGCTTTCACGTATAATCAAGATTCAATAATACATGTTGTCATCTTGGATTGTTTGAAACATTAAACGCTGGTTTATGGTTGATTCTTTCATCTGTCTTCTCATCGTTTCTCAGAGAAAATGCTTTTTATGTTTCGTTTCGTGATAGCGTCATCTACTCGAAGGCTTCCTTCCATTATAGTTTTTGGTAAAAATTCCTGATATAAATATgaattggcaaaactttcttaaaTTTTTAGAATTCTTTTGTTATTAAATATTATCACAATAAAAaactagaaatttatttttttataaaaaccaaattttcaataaaaaagtattctttttataaaaattattaaaaaaaaaatttccgatAGAAGTTTCAAAGAAGGCTCGCACGTGATCCACTGAATGTTATAATTATATTCCTTCttgactggaaatttaaaatatatGGCTTTGTGAAGCAATCAAAGTCAATAATTGAAACTTTATTTCCTACAAAAAGGGGAACATTTACCATTggaactttattttttattaaaaataaattttaatttaataatattaaaattatcttcGATGAGTGCTTGAATAATTTATATCATTTTaaagattttttaaaaaataatattaaattttttgtatGATGATAAGCTAATTTATATATttcttattaaattataatttaaaataaatttacattgaaATGTACCTACTTTTCAAATGCAATGTGCTTAGGGTCACAATCATCGCTCAGAATATTTAAGGTTTTTTAATTATCtttgatatttaaaattttttatttatatttaatttatatattaattatttaccaaTGACTCATAGATatgaataatttaaatatttataaatttaaattatctatttataaattaattgtcgTAAACCAAAGCAACGTTGTTCCACCACCCACAGAAAATTCCAGCGACAGAAGAGCCTTGAAAGCTTCATCAGACAAAAAATTCCAGCCAAAACCCAAGAACTTTCAATTGCTGGCTTCTTCTTGAAATTCCCCTCCATTATCTATCCAAATCCAATCGTAGGTCCATCTCTAATTAAACCTTCACTGTCACTCCCTTAATCAAGAATGGCCAGCTctcatcaatctcaaaatcttgaTCTTATTTTTATATGCAAGGAGACAACTCCCTTGGTTGCCTTTCTTGAACGTGTCCAAGAAACTGCACTATCCACCTTTGTGGACAGACACTTTGATCCAAAGTTTTACGTTGATTTGTCCTTAAAATACAGTCTCTCAACCACTGAGAAGGCCTTTGATGGGCTTCCAAGGACTGAAAATGGGGCTGTTTCGGTTAAGGACTTGGAGGAGTTTTTAACAACGTACTTTCAGGATGCAGGGAAGGATGCGGTGCACTATGATCCACCTGATTTTCTGCCAGAGCCTGTTGGGTTCTTGCCTAAAGTGGAGAATCCAGAGGTGAGAGCATGGGCGCTGGATGTTCATTCTTTATGGAAGAATTTAAGTAGAAAAGTCTCGGATGAGGTTCGGAAGCAACCTGAATTGCATACTTTCCTTCCCTTGCCAGCGCCGATGATCGTGCCGGGATCACGTTTTCGAGAGGTTTATTATTGGGATTCCTATTGGGTGATCAGGTTAGTCTTGGTCAAATTGTTTTGTTTGTTTGCATATTTGTTTacattttcttgtactttctgcaTTTCTCTCTCTGAATTCCACAATACAACGAAGTTTCATGTATTGAGCATATTTTaggaattagaaaagagtttggaTCTAATTCTGGCCATCATCTTATTAGGATTTCTTCTAAAAATGCAATGATGTTTCAGTGTGGCGTGGATCAAATTTATTGTTGGAAAAGAAAGTAGTTGTGTGTTCCA
Proteins encoded:
- the LOC110643869 gene encoding ABC transporter F family member 3; protein product: MTEVASSAVHEVLGRRVQDVDQPIIDYIINVLADDDFDFGEEGEGAFEAIGELLVGAGCVSDFSECRLVCCKLSEKFGKHGLVKAKPTVRSLTTPLRMNDGMDEEVPVKKPEVMDGPVLSERDRAKLERRKRKEERQREAQYQMHLAEMEAVRAGMPVVCVNHDIGSGPTVKDIHMENFSISVGGRDLIVDGSVTLSFGRHYGLVGRNGTGKTTFLRHMAMHAIDGIPANCQILHVEQEVVGDDTSALQCVLNTDIERTQLLQEEARLLAQQRELEFEGENGDLKGDHNGAIDKDGIAPRLEEIYKRLEFIDAYSAEARAASILAGLSFSPEMQKKATKTFSGGWRMRIALARALFIEPDLLLLDEPTNHLDLHAVLWLESYLMKWPKTFIVVSHAREFLNTVVTDILHLHAQKLSAYKGNYDTFEKTREEQIKNQQKAFEANERSRAHMQSFIDKFRYNAKRASLVQSRIKALERMGHVDEIVNDPDYKFEFPTPDDRPGPPIISFSDASFGYPGGPMLFKNLNFGIDLDSRIAMVGPNGIGKSTILKLIAGELQPSSGTIFRSAKVRIAVFSQHHVDGLDLSSNPLLYMMRCFPGVPEQKLRAHLGSFGVTGNLALQPMYTLSGGQKSRVAFAKITFRKPHIILLDEPSNHLDLDAVEALIQGLVLFQGGILMVSHDEHLISGSVEELWVVSQGRVTPFHGTFQDYKKILQSS
- the LOC110643856 gene encoding uncharacterized protein LOC110643856, translating into MENDNNATTNTTGIVSMENLNQVANWVSATVISAFFSSLERFSCVNVATTDPDDDDNEDDAKDSPLALTTNPHQRDDVSDLPV